In Drosophila santomea strain STO CAGO 1482 chromosome 3L, Prin_Dsan_1.1, whole genome shotgun sequence, a single window of DNA contains:
- the LOC120449298 gene encoding asparagine synthetase [glutamine-hydrolyzing] 1, which produces MCGIFSIFSRNGEPIPTQILHGSKHSLRELAYRQSGKQRHRGPDSTGVHVIPSEGVAMVHERLRIVGVEMGDQPFVSEDGNLILVANGEIYNYLELSAEIAKKRGSYNPKSDCHVILELYEDYGKDLLQYITGMFAFALYDRTTKEVLIARDPFGIIPMYVGEDAAGNLWVASEMKCLVDCCSKVETFTPGEARFGKVGDLKTCWQFQQSWIKEVPTQACDLALLRANLESAVRSHLQCDVHLGALLSGGVDSSLIASIATKIMRERDPNFRLKTFSVGLKDAPDFQAARSVAKYIDSDHKEIIFGIDEALDGIRDIVYHLETYDVTTVRCSLPMLLLARYIKSTGIKMILSGEGADEIFGGYLYFHKAPGYEDFHEELVKRVRQLHLSDCLRANKVAMAKGVELRVPFLDTGFVNHVMQIRPEDKIPGPLNKFGGEQQTRLEKYILRAAFADNYLPDEVLWRQKEQFSDGVGYDWIDSIRTVATSHVSDEEFAGAALRFPFNTPTTKEAFYYRCIFAEQFPGESAARTVVRWVPRLDWGCPEDPSGRAQAVHQFKSSLKNSI; this is translated from the coding sequence ATGTGTGgtatattttccatattttcgAGGAATGGGGAACCGATACCCACCCAAATCCTCCATGGCAGCAAACACAGTCTGAGGGAACTGGCCTATCGACAGAGTGGAAAGCAGCGGCATCGAGGTCCGGATTCCACGGGGGTCCATGTGATTCCCTCGGAAGGAGTGGCCATGGTTCATGAACGCCTGCgaattgtgggcgtggaaatGGGCGATCAGCCATTCGTCTCTGAGGATGGCAACCTCATCCTGGTGGCCAACGGAGAAATCTACAACTATTTGGAGCTTTCCGCTGAGATTGCTAAGAAACGTGGCTCCTACAACCCCAAGAGCGATTGCCACGTAATACTGGAACTGTACGAGGATTATGGAAAGGATCTTTTGCAGTACATCACCGGCatgtttgcttttgccttATACGATAGGACGACCAAGGAAGTCCTTATTGCCCGAGATCCCTTTGGCATTATACCCATGTATGTGGGTGAGGATGCGGCGGGAAACCTTTGGGTGGCCTCGGAGATGAAGTGCCTGGTGGACTGCTGCTCCAAGGTGGAGACTTTCACACCTGGCGAGGCTCGCTTCGGTAAAGTTGGTGACCTTAAAACATGCTGGCAGTTTCAACAGTCTTGGATCAAGGAGGTGCCCACTCAAGCCTGCGATTTAGCTCTACTGCGGGCCAACTTGGAGTCTGCGGTGCGAAGTCATCTGCAGTGCGATGTTCACCTGGGAGCTCTGCTGTCCGGCGGAGTGGATTCCAGTCTTATAGCCTCCATAGCCACAAAGATAATGCGCGAAAGAGATCCCAACTTCCGACTGAAAACCTTTTCTGTGGGTCTAAAGGATGCACCCGACTTCCAGGCGGCCAGGAGTGTGGCCAAATATATAGACAGTGATCATAAGGAAATCATATTCGGGATCGACGAAGCACTGGATGGCATCAGGGATATTGTCTATCACTTGGAAACGTATGATGTGACCACCGTGAGATGTAGTTTGCCCATGCTGTTACTGGCTAGATATATCAAGAGCACCGGGATCAAGATGATCCTCTCCGGCGAAGGAGCCGATGAGATCTTTGGAGGCTATTTATACTTTCATAAGGCCCCAGGCTACGAGGATTTCCACGAGGAGTTGGTGAAGAGAGTGCGCCAGCTGCATTTATCCGATTGTCTGCGGGCCAACAAGGTAGCCATGGCCAAGGGAGTGGAGCTGCGAGTGCCCTTTCTGGACACGGGGTTCGTTAACCATGTGATGCAAATCCGACCGGAGGATAAGATCCCCGGGCCCCTCAACAAATTCGGGGGAGAACAGCAAACGCGATTGGAAAAGTATATCCTGCGAGCCGCCTTTGCCGATAACTACCTGCCCGATGAAGTCCTCTGGCGCCAAAAGGAACAGTTCTCCGACGGTGTGGGATACGATTGGATCGACAGCATCCGCACGGTGGCCACCAGCCATGTCAGCGATGAAGAATTCGCCGGAGCCGCCTTACGGTTTCCCTTCAACACGCCCACCACCAAGGAGGCCTTCTACTATCGCTGCATTTTCGCTGAACAATTCCCCGGAGAATCGGCAGCCCGAACCGTAGTCAGATGGGTGCCACGCCTCGATTGGGGATGTCCGGAGGATCCATCCGGACGGGCACAGGCCGTTCACCAGTTCAAGTCTAGTCTAAAGAATTCCATTTAA